The following proteins are encoded in a genomic region of Primulina huaijiensis isolate GDHJ02 chromosome 3, ASM1229523v2, whole genome shotgun sequence:
- the LOC140972489 gene encoding uncharacterized protein: MRHTGTFCEEERWQQQQFIDYRELNRVAQNRGLILLASGSFGILEDRYLIRIPSAEEVDTSKVEEVRDWPVPKSVTEICSFLGLTGYYMKCIQGFSSISVPMAALTKKNVKFIWGPECQESFDRLKQELTTTPVLAMTSGQVQPTLRDEIRLGQTSDEQLQKWRQRDEDKGQRLYTVLDGIVRYRDRLWDPVSDSLREDILSEAHSTLYSIHPGSKKMYKDLQSLYWWPGMKRDILRFVSECLTCQQVKADHQRPAWKLRSLPIPE; this comes from the exons atgaGGCACACTGGTActttttgtgaagaagaaagatggcagcAGCAGCAATTTATTGACTATAGGGAGCTGAACCGTGTTGCCCAGAATCGAGGATTAATTTTATTAGCttcagggagcttcggtattctcgaagatagatATCTGATTCGtataccatcagctgaag AGGTCGACACCAGTAAAGTTGAGGAagtcagagattggccagtgccTAAGAGCGTGACAGAGATCTGTAGCTTCTTGGGATTGACTGGTTATTACATGAAGTGTATTCAGGGCTTCTCTTCCATTTCGGTGCCTATGGCCGCCCTAACAAAGAAGAATGTCAAGTTTATCTGGGGACCTGAGTGCCAGGAGAGCTTTGACAGACTGAAGCAAGAATTGACCACAACACCAGTTCTAGCTATGACATCGGGGCAGG TACAGCCGACACTGAGAGACGAAATCCGGTTGGGGCAGACTTCCGACGAGCAGTtgcagaagtggagacagagagaCGAGGATAAGGGCCAGAGACTGTATACAGTTTTGGACGGCATAGTCCGTTATAGAGACCGACTGTGGGATCCTGTCAGTGATTCCCTGAGAGAAGATATCTTGAGCGAGGCCCACAGCACCCTGTACTCCATCCACCCAGGGAGtaagaagatgtataaggaccTTCAGTCtctatattggtggccgggcatgaagcgGGATATTCTGCGATTCGTCTctgagtgtttgacatgtcaacagGTTAAGGCAGATCATCAGAGACCTGCATGGAAGCTTAGgtcactccctattcccgagtga
- the LOC140972491 gene encoding uncharacterized protein — MDSGFRVSIPSGDQIFTSLIVRKLELRLQKYAVQVDLIVLPLPEFDIIFGMNWLSLNGAIIDFRQRSMSVRPPSEPASQRLEDVDVVRYFPSVLLDDVSGIPPDREVDFSIELMPGIVPISKAPYQQAPAEIKELKDQIHDLLDNGFICPSFSP, encoded by the exons ATGGATTCAGGATTCAGAGTATCGATTCCATCCGGGGATCAGATATTCACTTCTCTGATAGTAAGGAAATTGGAGCTGCGGTTACAGAAATATGCGGTTCAAGTAGACTTGATTGTGTTACCGTTGCCggagtttgatattatttttggtatgAACTGGCTTTCATTGAACGGAGCTATCATAGACTTCCGACAGAGATCAATGTCTGTCCGACCGCCAAGCG AGCCAGCTAGTCAGAGGCTAGAAGACGTTGATGTGGTCAGATATTTCCCCAGTGTTTTACTTGACGATGTTTCTGGAAttccaccagacagagaggtggatttttctattgagctcatgccaggTATCGTGCCTATTTCTAAGGCGCCCTATCAACAAGCACCTGCAGAGATAAAAGAGTTGAAAGATCAGATACATGATTTGCTAGATAATGGTTTCATTtgccctagtttttctccatga